The following coding sequences lie in one Zingiber officinale cultivar Zhangliang chromosome 2B, Zo_v1.1, whole genome shotgun sequence genomic window:
- the LOC122048550 gene encoding uncharacterized protein LOC122048550 encodes MSLMIIKRGIPEAFRGAVSNSVTKAKEYLDEIEKRFAKSDKAETSTILKSLISMKYKGKGNIREYIMEMSNLASKLKALNLELSDDMLVHLVLISLPNQFSQFQINYNCQREKWTLNELISYCVQEEERLK; translated from the coding sequence ATGAGTCTTATGATCATCAAGCGCGGCATACCTGAGGCTTTTAGGGGTGCGGTGTCTAATAGTgtcaccaaagctaaggaatatctcGATGAGATTGAAAAGCGCTTTGCCAAAAGCGATAAGGCGGAAACAAGCACAATTCTGAAGAGTTTGATTTCCATGAagtataaaggcaagggaaatATTCGAGAATATATCATGGAAATGTCCAACCTTGCATCGAAGTTGAAGGCACTTAATCTTGAATTGTCAGATGACATGCTTGTGCATTTAGTGCTTATATCTCTCCCGAACCAGTTCAGTCAATTCCAAATCAATTATAACTGTCAAAGGGAGAAATGGACTCTTAATGAGCTCATTTCATACTGTgttcaagaggaagagaggttgaagTAA